In Pedobacter sp. WC2423, the following are encoded in one genomic region:
- a CDS encoding phosphatidylinositol-specific phospholipase C, whose product MNSNRKLQLFLMAIGVFTITSCKKQGIQDNAPATRNESAMIKTNALPNYSLNNWMSFLPDTMNIAQISIPGTHDSGARTEPISGTAKCQTMSITEQLNAGVRYLDIRCRHINNSFAIHHGAIYQNLNYSDVLKACIDFLNANPSETIMMSVKEEHTATDNTRSFEQTFDSYVQENAGKWDLGTGISKLSAIRGKIKLLRRFSSGNAKGIDATQWGDNTTFDINNPAANLKVQDEYKVSNTDTKWTSVKAQLDAAHADHSNRLYLNYSSGYKSLIFGIPDINAVHNSVNPKIAAYFSGNISGRYGVIPMDFVTADLARGIVKTNFGQTL is encoded by the coding sequence ATGAACAGCAACAGAAAACTACAGCTTTTCTTAATGGCAATTGGTGTATTCACCATTACCTCCTGTAAGAAACAAGGAATTCAGGACAATGCTCCTGCAACGAGAAACGAAAGCGCGATGATCAAAACTAACGCTTTGCCGAATTACTCGCTTAATAACTGGATGAGTTTCTTGCCAGACACCATGAACATCGCGCAGATATCCATTCCTGGAACACACGATTCAGGCGCGAGGACTGAACCTATATCTGGTACTGCAAAATGTCAGACGATGAGTATAACAGAGCAGTTAAATGCTGGTGTGCGATACCTGGATATCAGATGCAGGCACATCAACAACAGCTTTGCCATTCATCACGGTGCTATCTATCAGAATTTAAACTATAGTGACGTTTTAAAGGCTTGTATTGACTTCTTAAATGCAAATCCATCAGAAACTATTATGATGAGCGTAAAGGAAGAACACACAGCTACTGACAACACACGCAGCTTTGAACAGACTTTTGATAGCTATGTACAGGAAAATGCTGGTAAATGGGATCTGGGAACTGGTATTTCGAAGCTTTCAGCTATTCGCGGTAAAATTAAACTGCTGAGAAGATTCAGTTCAGGAAATGCAAAAGGAATAGATGCTACCCAATGGGGAGATAATACTACTTTTGATATTAATAATCCGGCAGCTAATCTGAAAGTACAGGATGAATATAAAGTTTCTAATACAGATACTAAATGGACCAGTGTGAAAGCACAATTAGATGCTGCACATGCTGATCATTCCAACAGGCTGTATCTAAACTATAGCAGCGGATATAAATCACTTATTTTTGGCATTCCTGATATCAATGCAGTACACAATTCAGTTAATCCAAAAATCGCAGCCTATTTTAGTGGGAACATCAGTGGCAGATATGGTGTAATTCCAATGGATTTTGTTACGGCCGATTTAGCACGAGGAATTGTAAAGACAAATTTTGGTCAAACTTTATAA
- a CDS encoding zeta toxin family protein encodes MANLYIIAGCNGAGKTTASNTILPEILNCMEFVNADNIACGLSPFNPESVAFESGRIMLRRIRALMTARIDFGFETTLASRSYVTLVKQAKLMDYKISLLYFWLSSPDLTVERVAKRVSNGGHHIPSDVIERRYYRGIYNLYNLYMPICDEWTIVNNMDLVPEVIAKYDSFGKAVFNRELWNTIIRQQNHGKT; translated from the coding sequence TTGGCTAATCTCTATATCATAGCCGGTTGCAATGGTGCAGGTAAAACTACCGCGAGTAATACCATTCTGCCGGAAATCTTAAATTGTATGGAGTTTGTGAATGCTGATAATATTGCCTGCGGCCTGTCTCCTTTTAATCCTGAAAGCGTAGCTTTTGAATCAGGTAGAATTATGCTCAGACGTATTCGTGCATTAATGACAGCCAGGATTGATTTTGGGTTTGAAACTACATTGGCGAGCCGAAGTTATGTTACCCTGGTTAAACAGGCAAAACTGATGGATTACAAGATTAGTTTGTTGTATTTTTGGCTAAGCTCTCCAGATCTGACCGTAGAGCGTGTTGCTAAGCGGGTGAGCAATGGAGGGCATCACATTCCTTCGGATGTAATAGAACGCAGATATTATCGGGGCATTTATAATTTATATAACCTGTATATGCCGATATGTGATGAATGGACAATCGTAAATAACATGGACCTGGTACCTGAAGTGATTGCCAAATATGACAGCTTTGGAAAAGCAGTATTTAATCGCGAACTTTGGAATACTATCATTAGACAGCAAAATCATGGAAAGACCTGA
- a CDS encoding cytochrome B produces MKKKLVMGIYEILKSAHSGWRYLVIILLLVAFINALMGYVGKKPYTEGNRKLNVFALISAHIQFVLGLVIYFMHDWYKGDSSVAIQRYWKMEHVSMMLIAIILITVGNARSKKGATASAKHKTIFIFFGLALLLITGAILAMVKVDPSRHLFGM; encoded by the coding sequence TTGAAGAAAAAACTTGTTATGGGTATTTATGAAATCTTGAAGAGTGCGCACTCTGGATGGCGTTATTTAGTAATCATCTTATTGCTGGTTGCTTTTATTAATGCATTAATGGGATATGTGGGTAAGAAACCATATACCGAAGGGAACCGTAAATTAAATGTGTTCGCTTTGATCAGTGCGCATATTCAATTTGTTTTAGGTTTAGTAATCTATTTTATGCATGATTGGTATAAAGGAGATAGTTCCGTTGCCATACAACGTTACTGGAAAATGGAGCACGTATCTATGATGTTAATTGCAATCATCTTAATTACAGTGGGTAATGCCCGTTCCAAGAAAGGTGCTACAGCATCAGCTAAACATAAAACTATATTTATCTTTTTTGGATTAGCACTTTTATTAATCACTGGGGCAATTTTAGCAATGGTTAAGGTAGATCCAAGCAGACATCTCTTCGGAATGTGA
- a CDS encoding Lrp/AsnC ligand binding domain-containing protein, which produces MLKKESQNLEIDNLDIDILKQLMQDATKPYTEIAKDLIVSGGTIHVRMKKLQEMGIIKGSHLIIDPQKAGYDICAFLGIYLEKGIQYKDAVEQLSRIKEVVELHYTTGAYSMFAKIICRDTNHLRHVLNEEIQAVAGIQRTETLISLEESIRRQIELG; this is translated from the coding sequence ATGCTCAAAAAAGAAAGCCAAAATTTAGAAATTGATAACCTGGATATTGACATTTTAAAGCAACTGATGCAGGATGCGACTAAACCCTACACAGAAATAGCGAAAGATTTGATTGTTTCGGGAGGAACAATTCACGTTCGAATGAAAAAACTACAGGAAATGGGAATTATAAAAGGATCACATTTAATTATAGATCCGCAGAAGGCAGGATATGATATCTGTGCTTTTCTAGGTATATACCTGGAAAAAGGAATTCAGTATAAAGATGCAGTGGAACAGCTCAGCAGAATTAAAGAAGTTGTGGAGTTGCATTATACAACTGGTGCCTATAGTATGTTCGCTAAAATCATATGCAGGGATACCAATCATTTACGTCATGTATTAAATGAAGAGATCCAGGCTGTGGCAGGTATACAGCGCACGGAGACATTGATCTCACTGGAGGAAAGCATCAGAAGGCAAATAGAGTTAGGATAG
- a CDS encoding anthranilate synthase component I family protein → MEKIKINTVFKKRLADTITPVSIYLRLRDVFPNSLLLESSDYHSRENSVSYVCADPVAGIMLENGKLSSYFPNGEKVVKDEFVLTEEIEAFKARFDPQTVEEQRRISTGMFGYFTWNTVQYFEDIKFTAQSPKGEEIPMMQYHVYRYIIAIDHFKNEITLFKNNFNEEDDEDLEKIEYLIQNKNFPEYSFDTVGEEQSNLTNEGFMDIVEKMKKHILRGDVFQIVPSRAYNQRFSGDEFNVYRCLRSINPSPYLFYFDYGSFKLFGSSPEAQITIKNGAANIFPIAGTFKRTGNDEEDAELARKLEQDPKESAEHVMLVDLARNDLSRHCRDVEVKSFKEVQYYSHLIHLVSKVSGNIQPDVSAFKVVADTYPAGTLSGAPKYKAMQLIDEYEGLARNFYAGAIGYMDFGSSFNHAIMIRTFMSKNNQLHYRAGAGIVADSIAINELNEVNNKIAALRKAIEMAKGINKI, encoded by the coding sequence ATGGAGAAGATCAAAATCAATACCGTTTTTAAAAAGAGATTAGCAGATACCATTACTCCAGTAAGTATCTATCTGCGATTGAGGGATGTTTTTCCAAACTCCCTGTTGCTGGAAAGTTCTGATTACCATAGCCGGGAGAACTCCGTAAGTTACGTTTGTGCAGATCCTGTTGCAGGAATTATGCTGGAAAATGGAAAATTGTCTTCTTATTTTCCCAATGGAGAAAAAGTAGTGAAGGATGAATTTGTCCTGACTGAGGAAATCGAAGCTTTTAAAGCAAGATTTGATCCTCAAACTGTAGAAGAACAGCGCCGTATTTCTACGGGAATGTTTGGTTATTTTACCTGGAACACAGTACAGTATTTTGAGGATATCAAATTTACAGCGCAATCTCCAAAGGGAGAAGAGATTCCAATGATGCAATATCATGTTTACCGTTATATTATTGCCATTGACCACTTTAAGAATGAGATTACCTTGTTTAAGAATAATTTCAATGAGGAAGACGATGAAGATTTAGAGAAAATCGAATACCTGATCCAGAATAAAAACTTCCCTGAATATAGCTTTGATACTGTAGGTGAGGAGCAGTCTAACCTGACGAATGAGGGCTTTATGGATATTGTGGAGAAAATGAAGAAACATATCCTTCGTGGTGATGTCTTTCAGATTGTTCCTTCCAGAGCCTATAATCAGAGATTTTCGGGTGATGAGTTTAATGTTTACCGCTGTTTGCGCTCTATTAACCCTTCTCCTTACCTGTTCTATTTTGATTACGGAAGCTTTAAGCTTTTTGGCTCATCGCCAGAAGCGCAGATTACGATTAAAAACGGAGCAGCTAACATTTTTCCAATCGCCGGAACTTTTAAACGTACTGGTAATGATGAAGAAGATGCTGAATTAGCGAGAAAGCTGGAGCAAGACCCTAAAGAAAGTGCAGAACATGTAATGCTGGTAGATTTAGCCAGGAATGATCTGAGCAGACATTGCAGGGATGTTGAAGTTAAATCGTTTAAAGAGGTTCAGTATTATTCTCATTTAATCCATCTGGTTTCAAAAGTAAGCGGAAATATACAGCCAGATGTTTCAGCTTTTAAAGTGGTCGCTGATACTTATCCGGCAGGAACTTTGAGCGGGGCACCAAAATACAAAGCCATGCAGCTGATCGATGAATATGAAGGGCTGGCCCGTAATTTTTATGCGGGTGCAATTGGTTATATGGACTTTGGCAGTTCATTTAATCATGCAATCATGATTCGTACGTTTATGAGTAAGAATAACCAGTTGCATTATCGGGCTGGTGCTGGTATTGTAGCAGATTCTATTGCAATTAATGAGCTGAATGAAGTAAACAATAAGATCGCTGCCTTGCGTAAAGCAATAGAGATGGCCAAAGGGATTAATAAAATTTAA